From Myxococcales bacterium, a single genomic window includes:
- a CDS encoding biopolymer transporter ExbD, whose amino-acid sequence MAAGSGDDDDGLISGINVTPLVDVTLVLLIIFMVTAKIIVSQGMPMDLPKAASGEDVQTVFSVELGADGKTVVDSKGVPSDEAIAQLAKDAKAKNKDIRCVIRADKKVEHGRVIHVLDLLRGAGVAKIAFAVSPKGEGVPVEAPQPK is encoded by the coding sequence ATGGCGGCCGGTAGTGGTGATGACGACGACGGGCTGATCAGCGGCATCAACGTGACGCCGCTGGTGGACGTCACCCTCGTACTCCTGATCATCTTCATGGTGACGGCGAAGATCATCGTCTCCCAGGGCATGCCCATGGACCTGCCGAAGGCTGCCAGCGGTGAGGACGTGCAGACGGTATTTTCCGTGGAGCTCGGCGCCGATGGCAAGACCGTGGTGGACTCGAAGGGCGTGCCGAGCGACGAGGCCATCGCGCAGCTTGCCAAGGACGCCAAGGCCAAGAACAAGGACATTCGTTGCGTGATCCGCGCTGACAAGAAAGTCGAGCACGGGCGGGTGATCCACGTGCTGGACTTGCTGCGCGGCGCGGGTGTGGCAAAAATTGCCTTCGCCGTCTCGCCCAAGGGTGAGGGGGTTCCAGTAGAAGCGCCCCAGCCCAAGTAA
- a CDS encoding energy transducer TonB: MSAVAHPGSSVFGTARPDPLARVLELGERELRFGFAVGVIGAAMLHGVAVYQMATNLFDMELFARGVRGVVLERQRAEIDIDLHEPEPPKPPPAPEEIVKEEPAPTPPVDKQQAEKDQPPPEAAQAGKLLTQEPSPDDPLDLTKDGFVTGDSDRFAGGTTASAGTSKTAVNDTKARNGGAPGGKGTKPGAPAGPAPTAAKDGSRPAAPTSRSWNCGFPPEADFDQIDYATVMISVTVGTDGRAKSVNVLNDPGHGFGRLAKSCALRMQYTAGIDKDGQPVTKTTSPFPVRFTR, translated from the coding sequence ATGAGCGCAGTCGCCCACCCAGGTTCCTCGGTCTTCGGGACAGCGAGACCGGATCCGCTCGCGCGGGTGCTCGAGCTGGGCGAACGAGAGCTCCGCTTCGGCTTTGCCGTCGGTGTCATCGGAGCCGCGATGCTGCACGGCGTCGCGGTCTATCAGATGGCGACGAACCTGTTCGACATGGAGTTGTTCGCCCGGGGCGTGCGCGGCGTCGTGCTCGAGCGGCAGCGCGCCGAGATCGACATCGACCTGCACGAGCCGGAGCCGCCGAAGCCACCCCCGGCGCCGGAGGAGATCGTCAAGGAAGAGCCCGCGCCGACACCGCCGGTCGACAAACAGCAGGCGGAGAAGGACCAGCCACCACCCGAGGCGGCGCAAGCCGGCAAGCTGCTCACGCAAGAGCCGAGCCCCGACGATCCGCTCGACCTGACGAAGGACGGCTTCGTGACCGGGGACAGCGACCGTTTCGCGGGCGGCACGACGGCCTCCGCAGGCACGTCCAAGACAGCAGTAAACGACACCAAGGCGCGCAACGGCGGCGCGCCGGGAGGCAAGGGCACCAAACCCGGGGCCCCGGCAGGACCTGCGCCGACCGCCGCGAAAGACGGCTCACGGCCCGCGGCGCCGACCAGTCGCAGCTGGAACTGCGGCTTCCCGCCCGAAGCGGACTTCGATCAGATCGACTACGCCACCGTGATGATCAGTGTCACGGTCGGCACCGACGGCCGGGCCAAGAGTGTCAACGTGCTGAACGATCCGGGCCACGGCTTTGGCCGACTGGCAAAGAGCTGCGCCCTCCGCATGCAGTACACCGCAGGCATCGACAAAGACGGTCAGCCCGTGACCAAGACGACGAGCCCGTTCCCGGTGCGGTTCACGCGCTAG
- a CDS encoding cyclic nucleotide-binding domain-containing protein: MSTERVEQLRKVALFSGLKTEALELIAKVATEERHATGTKIFQHGDAGDKLYLIMEGKVRISREVPGMGEEALAVLGAGEVFGEMALLDESPRSADARVHERCRLLAIPKDGFDDLLFLHKDLAYEVLWSVVRMLVGRLRETTDKLTFLSVSGKF; this comes from the coding sequence GTGAGCACCGAGCGCGTCGAGCAATTGCGCAAAGTAGCGCTATTTAGTGGCCTGAAGACCGAGGCCCTGGAGCTGATTGCGAAGGTCGCCACCGAAGAGCGTCACGCGACGGGGACCAAGATTTTTCAGCACGGCGACGCCGGGGACAAGCTCTACCTGATCATGGAGGGCAAAGTGCGGATCAGCCGCGAAGTGCCGGGCATGGGGGAAGAAGCGCTCGCGGTGCTCGGCGCGGGCGAGGTCTTCGGCGAAATGGCGCTACTGGACGAGTCCCCGCGCTCGGCGGACGCTCGAGTCCACGAGCGCTGCCGACTGCTCGCAATCCCGAAGGACGGTTTCGACGATCTGCTTTTCCTGCACAAAGACCTGGCCTACGAGGTGCTCTGGAGCGTCGTGCGCATGCTGGTTGGCCGGCTGCGAGAGACCACCGACAAACTCACGTTCTTGTCGGTGAGCGGGAAGTTCTGA
- the lexA gene encoding transcriptional repressor LexA produces the protein MQGLTKRQEQTLAFIRYSIQDRGYPPTLREIGEHMGIKSTNGVNDHLRALERKGYLRREDMKSRALKLVNDPKLAPVAADNDDLVEIAIVGRVAAGAPLLAEENIVDNVRIDRMLVRGGKDVFGLKVAGDSMIDAGIFSGDYIFVKKQATAERGEIVVAMIGDEATVKYYYPERDYVRFQPANAQMAPILVRASDFKPTMLLGKVIGVFRKI, from the coding sequence ATGCAAGGACTCACGAAGCGCCAAGAGCAGACGTTGGCCTTCATTCGCTACTCGATCCAGGACCGCGGTTACCCGCCCACCCTGCGCGAGATCGGCGAACACATGGGCATCAAGTCGACCAACGGTGTGAACGACCACCTGCGCGCCCTCGAGCGCAAGGGCTACCTGCGCCGGGAAGACATGAAGAGCCGCGCGCTCAAGCTGGTGAACGACCCGAAGCTAGCGCCCGTGGCCGCCGACAACGACGACCTGGTCGAGATCGCGATCGTCGGTCGTGTCGCGGCAGGTGCACCGCTGCTCGCGGAAGAAAACATCGTCGACAACGTGCGCATCGACCGCATGCTCGTGCGGGGCGGAAAAGACGTTTTTGGCCTGAAAGTGGCCGGCGACAGCATGATCGACGCCGGGATTTTCAGCGGCGACTACATCTTCGTGAAGAAACAAGCGACGGCCGAGCGCGGTGAGATCGTGGTCGCAATGATCGGCGACGAAGCCACCGTGAAGTACTACTACCCCGAGCGCGACTACGTGCGCTTCCAGCCGGCCAACGCGCAAATGGCACCCATCTTGGTGCGAGCTTCGGACTTCAAGCCGACCATGCTGTTGGGCAAAGTCATCGGCGTTTTCCGCAAGATCTGA
- a CDS encoding DUF4398 domain-containing protein codes for MGLGIALSGCGHTLYVFQANSAASRLEEARELGAEKLAPYEYFYAKQHLEKAQEEAASADYSDASNLAETAEEFADKAIRLSRDAHRGGGR; via the coding sequence ATGGGGCTCGGCATCGCGCTCAGTGGCTGCGGACACACGCTCTACGTGTTCCAGGCCAACTCCGCTGCGAGTCGACTCGAAGAAGCGCGCGAGCTCGGCGCGGAGAAGCTCGCTCCGTACGAGTACTTCTACGCCAAGCAGCACCTCGAGAAGGCACAAGAAGAGGCGGCGTCCGCGGACTACAGCGACGCATCCAACCTCGCCGAGACTGCCGAAGAGTTCGCAGACAAAGCAATTCGCCTGTCGCGCGACGCACACCGAGGAGGTGGCCGGTGA
- a CDS encoding OmpA family protein, whose translation MNRWFRRAWLVLVPALLFAACAQGPKLRGQIEGLSQVAEQAERNGAVRCAPRELATAQSQLKFAAMELDQGFISNAKRHLWLAEPNAHAAVFLSPPQYCAERGFVEMKAKPKPAPGDRDGDGYLDPEDACPDEPENFNGFKDEDGCPDDPDTDGDGMPDSIDACVLEPEDKDGYLDDDGCPDVDNDLDGILDAKDKCPMDPEDPDGYEDEDGCPDLDNDKDTVPDLKDQCPNEIGSATQEPLGCPAKPALVVVTDCEVKITQQIHFEYNKAVIRKESFPVLDAVVEVLGKNPEIKIEVQGHTDNRGSAKYNKSLSDKRAASVMKYLVSHGTTASRLDSHGYGFERPLVPNNSEQNMALNRRVQFVRTEGTKEGCPKSKNN comes from the coding sequence GTGAACCGCTGGTTCCGCCGAGCATGGCTCGTTCTCGTCCCCGCACTCTTGTTCGCAGCGTGTGCACAGGGGCCGAAGTTGCGAGGCCAGATCGAAGGCCTCAGCCAGGTCGCAGAGCAGGCCGAGCGCAACGGCGCCGTGCGCTGCGCGCCGCGCGAGCTCGCGACGGCTCAAAGCCAGTTGAAGTTCGCGGCGATGGAGCTCGACCAAGGTTTCATCTCCAACGCCAAGCGCCACCTCTGGCTCGCCGAGCCGAACGCGCACGCCGCGGTGTTCCTCTCGCCGCCGCAGTACTGCGCCGAGCGCGGTTTCGTCGAGATGAAGGCGAAACCCAAGCCTGCGCCGGGTGACCGCGACGGTGATGGTTACCTCGATCCCGAGGACGCTTGCCCCGACGAGCCCGAGAATTTCAACGGTTTCAAGGATGAAGACGGCTGCCCGGACGATCCGGACACCGACGGCGACGGCATGCCGGACTCGATCGACGCCTGTGTGCTCGAGCCCGAGGACAAGGACGGCTATCTCGACGACGACGGCTGCCCCGACGTCGACAACGATCTCGACGGCATCCTCGACGCAAAGGACAAGTGCCCGATGGACCCGGAAGATCCGGACGGGTACGAAGACGAGGACGGCTGCCCGGATCTCGACAACGACAAGGACACGGTCCCGGATCTGAAGGACCAGTGCCCGAACGAGATCGGCTCGGCGACCCAAGAGCCGCTCGGCTGCCCCGCCAAACCGGCGCTCGTGGTCGTGACCGACTGCGAAGTGAAGATCACGCAGCAGATCCACTTCGAGTACAACAAGGCTGTCATCCGCAAAGAGAGCTTCCCGGTGCTGGACGCCGTCGTCGAGGTGCTCGGCAAGAACCCGGAAATCAAGATCGAGGTCCAGGGGCACACCGACAACCGCGGCAGCGCCAAGTACAACAAGAGCCTCAGCGACAAGCGTGCCGCGAGCGTGATGAAGTACCTGGTCTCTCACGGCACGACTGCGAGCCGACTCGACTCGCACGGATACGGCTTCGAGCGACCCCTCGTCCCCAACAACTCCGAGCAGAACATGGCGTTGAACCGCCGCGTTCAGTTCGTCCGCACCGAGGGCACGAAGGAAGGCTGTCCGAAGAGCAAGAACAACTGA
- a CDS encoding long-chain fatty acid--CoA ligase, whose amino-acid sequence MKPRHLQELLENRAAQSGDAVALRSKRSGRYTGESWREWRDASRAISLALCAGGVERGERVVLLSSTRQEWGIIDFGILGAGAVTVPIYPTATSEQIGAILDNSGARWAFVETAAQLDALRAAGRTTGQLNEVIVLDPSAALEPMMRATGEPIELRRYVDLVRDGTTRAGDATCTADLDARRTALGPDDLATIVYTSGTTGVSRGAELTHGALLYEVEQLLAAMPIGPSDEQLLFLPLAHILARIVLFGAVAAGTRTAFAEGMHQVIDNFMEVRPTFFTSVPRLFEKVFSVATENAGAEGAVKERLWRWAIGIGLQTSRMKQRGDAPSGLLAARQRYADKIALSKVRERFGGRLRFAVSGGAPLSKELAEWFHAVGILVLEGYGLTEMCGCTHVNRFDRYRFGTVGLALDGVETRIEKDGEVLLRGPGLMRGFHAQPESTAEVVDADGWLHTGDIGRIDADGFLSIIDRKKDLIVTAGGSNVAPQNLERLLCQSPFISQAVVLGDRERYLVALLTLDLSTVKRWAADHRRGTDPSALARDAELRALIQLDVDDVNRRLSRFEQIRKFTVLEQELSVVSGELTETLKPRRDRIRELYASTIRVMYDTSAPYHPPPSERP is encoded by the coding sequence ATGAAGCCGCGCCACCTGCAGGAGCTGCTGGAGAACCGCGCTGCCCAGAGCGGAGATGCGGTCGCGCTCCGCAGCAAGAGGTCGGGTCGTTACACGGGGGAGAGCTGGCGCGAGTGGCGTGACGCGAGTCGCGCCATTTCCCTGGCGCTGTGCGCGGGCGGCGTAGAGAGAGGAGAGCGGGTCGTGCTGCTGTCGAGCACACGGCAGGAGTGGGGCATCATCGACTTCGGCATCCTGGGCGCCGGTGCCGTGACCGTACCCATCTACCCGACCGCGACCAGCGAGCAGATCGGCGCCATCCTGGACAACAGCGGCGCACGCTGGGCCTTCGTGGAGACGGCCGCCCAGCTCGACGCGCTGAGGGCTGCCGGGCGGACCACCGGGCAGCTGAACGAGGTCATCGTGCTCGACCCGTCCGCAGCGCTGGAGCCAATGATGCGCGCGACCGGCGAGCCGATCGAGCTCCGTCGATACGTCGACCTGGTGCGCGACGGCACGACCCGCGCGGGGGATGCGACCTGCACCGCGGACCTCGACGCCCGTCGGACGGCCCTCGGCCCCGACGACCTGGCCACCATCGTCTACACCTCGGGGACGACAGGGGTGTCGCGGGGCGCCGAGCTCACCCACGGCGCGCTGCTCTACGAGGTCGAACAGCTGCTCGCGGCCATGCCCATCGGTCCGAGCGATGAGCAGCTGCTGTTCCTGCCGCTGGCTCACATCCTCGCTCGCATCGTGCTCTTCGGCGCGGTCGCCGCAGGCACCCGCACGGCCTTCGCCGAGGGCATGCATCAGGTGATCGACAATTTCATGGAGGTGCGCCCGACGTTTTTTACCTCCGTCCCCCGCTTGTTCGAGAAGGTCTTCTCCGTCGCCACGGAGAACGCCGGCGCCGAGGGGGCGGTGAAAGAGCGGCTGTGGCGCTGGGCGATCGGCATCGGACTGCAGACCTCCAGGATGAAACAGCGCGGCGATGCTCCTTCGGGGCTGCTCGCTGCTCGACAGCGTTATGCGGACAAGATCGCCCTCTCCAAGGTCCGAGAGCGCTTCGGGGGGCGCCTGCGCTTTGCCGTGAGTGGCGGCGCCCCGCTGTCGAAGGAGCTGGCGGAGTGGTTTCATGCCGTCGGCATTCTGGTGCTCGAGGGCTACGGCCTCACGGAGATGTGCGGCTGCACCCACGTCAACCGCTTCGACCGCTACCGCTTCGGCACGGTCGGCCTTGCACTCGACGGCGTCGAGACTCGCATCGAGAAGGACGGCGAGGTGCTCCTGCGTGGGCCCGGGTTGATGCGTGGTTTTCATGCACAACCCGAGTCGACGGCCGAGGTCGTCGACGCCGACGGCTGGCTGCACACAGGGGACATCGGCCGCATCGACGCCGACGGATTCCTCAGCATCATCGACCGGAAGAAGGATCTGATCGTGACGGCCGGTGGCTCGAACGTCGCACCACAGAATCTGGAGCGACTGCTCTGCCAGTCGCCGTTCATCAGCCAGGCCGTGGTCCTCGGGGACCGCGAGCGCTACCTGGTCGCGCTCTTGACACTCGACCTGAGCACCGTGAAGCGCTGGGCCGCGGATCACCGGCGCGGCACCGATCCCTCTGCGCTGGCGCGAGACGCCGAGCTGCGCGCGCTGATCCAGCTCGACGTGGACGACGTGAACCGGCGCCTGTCGCGCTTCGAACAAATCCGCAAGTTCACCGTCTTGGAACAAGAGCTCAGCGTCGTCAGCGGAGAGCTCACCGAGACCCTGAAACCTCGCCGCGACCGCATTCGTGAGCTCTACGCGAGCACGATTCGCGTGATGTACGACACCTCGGCGCCCTACCATCCCCCGCCGTCCGAGAGGCCGTAG